TGCGGTTCCAGCCGATGATGTCCAGCCGGCGCCCGAGTACATACGCGGGCACCCCGTCCATCGCGTCAATCAGCTGCTGCACCGCGGGCCGCAGCTGCTGCGGTCGGCCCATGCGCCGGTGTTTCTTCTGCTTCGGCTTCGCGAGGTGGCTGAGATGGTCCCGCTCGACGTCGGACAGGCGCAGGGCCCGCGCGATCGCGTCGAGCACCTCGGTGGACACATTGCGTCCGTTGCCCTGCTCGAGACGTGTGTAGTACGCGACGGAGACCCCGGCGAGCTGTGCCAGCTCCTCACGGCGCAGCCCGGGGACACGACGGTGGCGGCCCAGCTGCGGCAGGCCGACGTCCTCCGGCTGCAGCCGGGCACGGCGGGAGCGGAGGAATTCGCTGAGTTCGGCGCGCTGGTCCATACAGCCAAGTATTACCGGCCGGGGAGCATGTCCATCCTGACCCTGCCAGTCGTACGCACGCTGGACGTAGGCACAACAGAGGGCTGGGTAAGTGCCCCGCTCCGCGGCACGCTCGTAGCCATGACCACCACCGTTTCCGCATACGCCGCTCCCGCCGCCAAGGCGCCGCTGGAGCGGACCACCGTCCCGCGCCGTCCTGTCGGCGAGCACGACGTGCTCATCGAGATCAAGTACGCGGGCATCTGTCACTCCGACATCCACCAGGCGCGCGACGGCTGGGCCGAGGGCATCTTCCCGATGGTGCCGGGCCACGAGATCGCAGGCATCGTCACCGAGGTCGGTCCCGGTGTGACGAAGTTCGCCGCCGGCGACCGGGTGGGCGTCGGTTGCATGGTCGACTCCTGCCGTGAGTGCGACAACTGCAAGGCCGGCCTTGAGCAGTACTGCTCGGGCGGCAACGTCGGCACGTACAACGCCCTCGACAAGAGCGGCGAGCCGACCTACGGGGGCTACTCCACCCACATCGTCGTCGACGAGGCCTTCACGCTGCGCATCCCCGACGGCCTGTCGCTGGACGTCGCGGCCCCGCTGCTGTGCGCCGGCATCACCCTCTACTCGCCGCTCGCCCACTGGAACGCGGGCCCCGGCAAGAAGGTCGCCATCGTCGGCCTGGGCGGCCTCGGCCACATGGGCGTCAAGATCGCCCATGCGCTGGGTGCCGAGGTGACCGTGCTCAGCCAGTCGCTGCGCAAGAAGGACGACGGGCTGAAGCTGGGCGCCGACCACTACTACGCGACGAGCGACGAGGCGACCTTCGAGGAGCTGGCCGGCAGCTTCGACCTGATCGTCTCGACCGTGTCCGCGCCGCTGCCGCTGGACGCGTATCTGCGCCTGCTGAAGACGGACGGCGCCTTTGTGAACGTGGGCGCTCCCGAGGAGCCCGTCTCGCTCAACCTGTTCTCCGTCATCGGCGGCCGCAAGAGCCTCGCGGGCTCGGGGATCGGCGGTATCGCGGAGACCCAGGAGATGCTCGACTTCTGCGCCGAGCACGGCCTGGGCGCGGAGATCGAACTGATCCGCGCGGACCAGATCAACGAGGCGTACGAGCGGGTGCTGGCGAGCGACGTCCGCTACCGCTTCGTGATCGACACGGCGACGATCTGAGCCCCACCCTCTCGAAGTCGCACCGCCTCACCGCTTCACCGGCTCAACTGCGGCCCCGGCCGCGCCGGATCAGCTTCGTGCCGATCCGGCGCGGGCCGGGGCCTCGGTGCGTACACCATACGGCCGACCACGGCAGCACCGGCACGTACAGCATCGGCGAGTAAGCCTCGCGAATACGGTGAAGCCCTCGTCGGTTCCAGGGCCGACGGGGGCTTCCGTCCAGGCGGGCCAGGACACACGCCGCCTTTCTGACCAGCCCTGGCTTCCAAGGGCTCCGGCGGTGCCCGCTACAAGCTCGATGCCAGCCAACTGCGTTGTGTCGAAATGGTGTTGGGTGCTGGTCCGGCTGCATCCGGCTGGAGTGACCAGTGCTGGACCCTTGCCCGGATCAACGAAGTGGTGCGACGCCGATTCGGCGTGGCATACACCTTGGCCGGGTTGGACCTGCTGCTGCACCGCATCGGCTGGAGTGTGCAGGTCCCATCCTCATCGAGGGCCTCGTCGCCAGGACTGGCCTCGACCTCCAACCGCCGTAACCTCAGCCATTAAAGATCTCTGGATCCAGGAATTCGCATCCGGCCCGGCGTATGTTTCCGGCCTGCGCCGTCCAGAGGGCATTTGCTGCCGCTTGTTCAATATCGCAAAGGCGTGGAGTGTTCGGAGTCGAAATCGTCTTCTGTCTCTGACTTCACAGGAATGGCAGTGAGCGGCGGGCCGGCGGCCGGTAACGCCGCGCTTTTCTGTGTGCCGCCAGCGTGTCGTGGCGTAATCCGAGGCGAGCACCCTCAGTGAAGAAAATCAATGGCGCGGACGAACCACCGGATCCCCACTCCCCTGACGGGCAGTGGTCGACGGTCGGCCTGTCAGGAGTGATTGACTGCAGCGACGGCGGTGGCTTGCCGCACGGGATGAATGACAGCCAGTCGGCTCAATATTTGTCATACATTCTTGAATTTATATGGTGAGTTCCGGCGACATCACCCGGATGAATCATAACCGAGGAGGGGTATCGCCGTAATCTGCCGCTGACAGAAGAGGCGATTCCGTCCGGCGGTGAACGCCGGGCGTCACCACCCTCACAGGAGTTGGCTCCTCGATGACACTGAATATTCCCGATGCGCCGCATCGGCGCACAATGACGGCCTGGACCGCAGGGGTACTTGCCCTGCTGGTCGCCTTGGCAGTTGTGGCAGTGACGCCTACACAGGCAAAAGCAGCAACATTTGTACCTCTGGGTACCGCGGAAAGCTTCGCGGTGCTGGCCGGTTCGGCTGTCACCAAACCGGCAGTTCTGTGATCACCGGAGACGTCGGCGTATCTCCGTCGATGGCCCTGGGCGGATTCCCGCCCGGGGTGGTGGTGGACGGTACGTTCCACCCCGGGGACGCAGTGGCTGGGCAGGCGCAGGACGACCTGGGCACGGCGTACGACTTCGCCTTCGCCGAGCCCACGCAAGCCAACATCTCCGCGGCGCCGGTGACTCCGACGCTGGTTCCGGGCACCTACGGCGCCACGGCCGGTCTCCTGGTCAACGGTATCTGGACCCTGGACGCCCAGAACAACCCCAATGCCGTCTGGGTCTTCAAGATTCCTGAGGGCCTGACAACGACAACCACGAGCAGCATTGTCCTCGCCAACGGCGCCCAGGCGTGCAACGTGTTCTGGGTGGTCGGCGAATCCGCCACGATCCAAGCCGGCTCCATCTTCGCGGGCACCATCATGGCGCTCACCTCGATCACCGTCGTCAGTGGGGCGAACATCCAAGGCCGGGCGCTGGCCCGAAACGGGGCCGTGACGCTGGACACCAACGTGATCACCCGGCCGGATGACTGTGGCGTCGGCACGACCACGACCGATGGCGCGGCCACCACCACGACCGATGGCGCCGCCACGACCACGACCGATGGCGCGGCCACGACCACGACCGATGGCGCGGCCACGACCACGACCGATGGCGCGGCCACGACCACGACCGATGGCGCGGCCACGACCACGAGCACCGGTGGTGCCAACGGTGGTGATGCGAACGGTGGTGATGCGAACGGTGGTGGTGCGAACGGTGGTGGTGCCAACGGTGGTGATGCGAACGGTGGTGATGCGAACGGTGGTGATGCGAACGGTGGTGGTGCCAACGGTGGTGATGCGAACGGTGGTGATGCCCACGGTGGTGGTGCCAACGGTGGTGATGCGAACGGTGGTGATGCCCACGGCACCAGCTCGGGCGGACACACGGGCGGACACTACTGCGACCACTGCTGGGAACCTTCGAAGCCGAAGCCGGTGAAGCCCTGGAAGCCCGGCCACCACAACAAGCCGGGGAAGCCCGACAAGGACGAGGGGAAGCACAAGGCGCAGTTCACCACCGAGTGAGTCCTTCCCCCGAAGTTCGGTGGGAGCAGTGAGACGCGCGTGCGTCGCTTCGGCGGAGTGCGCGCACAGGTAGTCGCCCCACAGGCGAGTGGGACGGGTGGCGCGCGGCGGGATCGTCATCGATTCCGTCGCGCGCCGCATGCGGAAGCAAGGAGCAGCAGGTGCGAGCAGGCGGGATGGGAAGGACCGGGTGGGACCGTGCTGGGCGGCGTTGAGTCGACGAATGTGAAGGAATCGCAGCGGACCGGCGCTGAGCCGGCAACGCAAGGCGGTGGCGGGGTACCGCGTAGGACCCGTGGGATTTCAGGGCCACCCCGCCCGCTGAGCGCGGGAACGGGAGCCGCGGTGGCCCTCTGTCTGGCAGTGGCCCTGGTCCATGTGCTCCTGGTGTTTCTGTACGTTGCGCCCCCGAACGCCATCTCGCAGGCGTACAGCCGGCAGATCAACGCGTGGGTCCTGCCCGTGTTCGAGCAGAACTGGCGGCTCT
This portion of the Streptomyces sp. NBC_01750 genome encodes:
- a CDS encoding NAD(P)-dependent alcohol dehydrogenase, with the translated sequence MTTTVSAYAAPAAKAPLERTTVPRRPVGEHDVLIEIKYAGICHSDIHQARDGWAEGIFPMVPGHEIAGIVTEVGPGVTKFAAGDRVGVGCMVDSCRECDNCKAGLEQYCSGGNVGTYNALDKSGEPTYGGYSTHIVVDEAFTLRIPDGLSLDVAAPLLCAGITLYSPLAHWNAGPGKKVAIVGLGGLGHMGVKIAHALGAEVTVLSQSLRKKDDGLKLGADHYYATSDEATFEELAGSFDLIVSTVSAPLPLDAYLRLLKTDGAFVNVGAPEEPVSLNLFSVIGGRKSLAGSGIGGIAETQEMLDFCAEHGLGAEIELIRADQINEAYERVLASDVRYRFVIDTATI
- a CDS encoding ice-binding family protein translates to MALGGFPPGVVVDGTFHPGDAVAGQAQDDLGTAYDFAFAEPTQANISAAPVTPTLVPGTYGATAGLLVNGIWTLDAQNNPNAVWVFKIPEGLTTTTTSSIVLANGAQACNVFWVVGESATIQAGSIFAGTIMALTSITVVSGANIQGRALARNGAVTLDTNVITRPDDCGVGTTTTDGAATTTTDGAATTTTDGAATTTTDGAATTTTDGAATTTTDGAATTTSTGGANGGDANGGDANGGGANGGGANGGDANGGDANGGDANGGGANGGDANGGDAHGGGANGGDANGGDAHGTSSGGHTGGHYCDHCWEPSKPKPVKPWKPGHHNKPGKPDKDEGKHKAQFTTE